Proteins from a single region of Festucalex cinctus isolate MCC-2025b chromosome 19, RoL_Fcin_1.0, whole genome shotgun sequence:
- the tmem65 gene encoding transmembrane protein 65: MLRLAALRSAAVRPRRLPPPPPPPPSAPWRLLGTHGRKEAREPLNSPRRAKEFIYRLQPRERACLLKELQDFESIAIAQESLEPSPPTAAQIRYVLFHNTLPFIGFGFLDNAIMISAGTQIELSIGITLGISTMAAAALGNLVSDLAGLGLAGYVEALASKLGMQVPDLTPKQADMWQTRLSSHTGKAIGVIIGCVLGMFPLLFVSDDDDKKKKAKAATSS, from the exons ATGCTGCGCTTGGCGGCGCTTCGCTCTGCTGCGGTTCGACCGCGGAGgctcccgccgccgccgccgccgccgccgtctgcGCCGTGGCGGTTGCTCGGAACTCACGGGCGCAAAGAGGCCAGGGAGCCGCTGAACTCGCCCAGGCGGGCCAAGGAGTTCATCTACCGCCTGCAGCCCCGCGAGAGGGCCTGCTTGCTCAAGGAGCTGCAGGACTTTGAGTCCATCGCCATCGCTCAAG AATCGTTGGAACCTTCACCGCCAACCGCGGCTCAGATCCGATATG TTTTATTCCACAATACGCTTCCCTTCATCGGCTTTGGTTTCCTGGACAACGCCATCATGATCTCAGCC GGAACGCAGATTGAGCTTTCCATCGGAATCACGCTGGGAATCTCCACCATGGCCG CCGCCGCCCTGGGGAATCTGGTTTCCGACCTGGCGGGTCTCGG ctTGGCAGGTTACGTGGAGGCGCTGGCGTCCAAGCTGGGCATGCAGGTGCCGGACTTGACGCCCAAGCAGGCCGACATGTGGCAGACCCGGCTCAGCTCGCACACG GGGAAGGCCATCGGCGTCATCATCGGCTGCGTCTTGGGAATGTTCCCGCTCTTGTTTGtcagcgacgacgacgacaagaagaagaaagccaaaGCGGCGACGTCGTCCTGA